TGACATAAaacactaaaaaaaattaagaaactcAATTAGATTGTATGGATACCATTTGGGAATACTCATAGAATGCATAACATGTTTGTGCCGAATATTAACTAAGAATTTAGATAGAAATGGAATAAAAGTTATGTTTAGTTGCCAAATAttctaaatttattattattagattatataatataatatattatatttatttatattaataaattgaaGCAGAGGACAGAGCGAGGGATGGGACAAGAGACAATCAAATTAAAATGGGGAGAGAAAAATTCCCCCCATCTCCGCCCCCGTCCCATTACTCCCCCACAGGCTCctgcccccattgccatccttaTGTTGGAGGGACCTTTCAGAATTAGGTGGTTTATCATTCATTATGATGTATATCAAATGCTAGCTAAGGAAACTTCCCTAAACATGTTTGCCCTCAAGCatcatttcatacatgaattcTGTTGATGTAAATCCCTATACgggcaagagagagagagaataatTACGAATGTTAAGCCCTTACGAGATACCAAATCTTTTACCAAACTGTAACAGAAAACATTATAAGATGGGACACAAGTAGCAAAATCAGAATCATAAGCTAGGCAGCAGTAGTCAAAATTACCAACTCATCACATGGTAAGCTGCAAGGACGACAAGTACACATTACATAGATTGTGCTACATGTAAATTCTTTTACTTCATACAAATGCCACACTGTCTCCTAAGAAGAATCCTCCAGAACCCTGATCAACTGCCCTCAGATTTCTCCAAAGCTGCCAACAACAAAGTAATTTTGGTTAAGAATTCGAattattttccttttaattCCCCATAGAACAGATAACACCATAAAGAAATCATCACGCAAATGGGTTTTAATTTGAACAGATGTGATCAGAAATGCTCAATTTTGCCAGCTCAACAGCATGTTTTGCACTGAGACTGTAGCCGATCAACTCATACGAGCTGATTACAAATTTACATCTTTAGTGCTCCCTATCTTTTACCCAGAACcttgtattaaaataaaaagacaGACAAGCATGTGTGCTTTGTtgtacagagagagagagagagagagagagagagattactGTTGTAGTTAAGAAGCTTCTCAATAAGATCAACATGAGTCATCAACATCCTCCGACAGCAGTACCGAACCAAACCTAGTGCATCAAGAGCATCTCTGAAAGCAGCAAATATCACCCATGAAATTCACAATTGAGAACTCCAAAATTGGATAATTAAAAAGCTCAAACAAAATGAAGTTGTGAAGCAAAATGAAAGAATCCTCACAATGTCCGTGATCAAGGATTAAGCAATACCATTTCAAGCTTATTTCCCCTTCTCAGGGATGCAATGGATGATattcttttttgaattttaagAAACTGAAGACCCTAGGGAAACAAATCTTAGTTGTCCAGCACATGGAACTTGTGATTTCTTGTGACAAAGCAACGTCAAAAATACAATGCTAACAAACAATGAAGCATACCAAAGGCTATCTACTAACATGTAATCCCACGAAatcttctgcaacaaaagactCTGTATTTGCAACAGATGATAACAGAAAAGTTAA
The DNA window shown above is from Coffea arabica cultivar ET-39 chromosome 5e, Coffea Arabica ET-39 HiFi, whole genome shotgun sequence and carries:
- the LOC113722646 gene encoding DNA-directed RNA polymerases I, II, and III subunit RPABC5 translates to MIIPVRCFTCGKVIGNKWDTYLDLLQADYTEGDALDALGLVRYCCRRMLMTHVDLIEKLLNYNTLEKSEGS